The DNA sequence TAAAGAAGTGTTAAAAATGTTTAGTCTACAAATTATTATTAGACTAAGGAAATCTGAATCTCGGTCAGGATTAGAATCAGCAGTTGcggcttaaaaataaaaaaaggcaaatCGGGATTGGGCAAAAATCACGCAAGTGCATCCGTGCTGAAATGAAATGCAAActtcaaaacacaaaaaaataataatgataatcaaAATTATAACCTTACATAAATGAGGCCTCAAGGCTGTCCATTCAGCCACAGTACCATGGATATTGCACTATCCATGAGGCAGTGGAGACAGTGCAGTGGGATAAGTAAACAGCTGTCAATTTAGCCAAGGAGGCTCCAGGCAAGCAATCATTTTAATATGAATGTGATGTGCAGGTTAGAATAGGACTGGTGTGCAATGACACTAATCaaaaccttgctttgtgcatgcCCTGTATTCCAAAGGTAtacacagaaatacacaggTAGAGAGCTTGGGGTTTCCGACTGTTCTGGATGATTTTATTGAAGTACTAACCAAGAGAAAAAGGAAAATGTTCAGTAGAGCAGGATAAAGAAGAGTGTAAGGAGGGAAGAAAAACTGGCCCCATATCTGAATCCCACACTGGCATCTCTTAGACGACAGCTAGCACATGAAAACCAGCCAGATATTAAGCATATAGCCCCACTAGATGCTCACTGATACTTAATCTCACTGATCACAAtatcatgaagaaaaaaaaaacttaagaaCAAGGCTGCTGTACTGTCATGACAACGAGAACAGCTTCATGTTCACGCCATTTCATAGTCTTGTTTCTCAGGCTATAATTAGGAAGTTGTTTTGAATAAGACTTCATTCCATTATTAATACAACATTCATCTTCCTGAGCACTCTTAATAAAAACACAGCACAAAATCAATAGGTACTGcacaaataaaaattctgcctcCTGCAGGGGTTTCTCCCATGTGCTGCCATGCAAAGATTGAAAATACAGCTATAGATGCAGTGCATTTTGCACATGACTTTTAAAGAAATAAGAGGGAATGTGACATATGAACTTAATATAAGAAAACAAGACCACatgctgcacccactaattCTCTCCCACTGCTGCAGCAGGGATTAAAGAGAAACCTCAACCCACCTACTTGTCATGTAATATACCTTGTCTCATTTACCAACTTCCCTAAAACAGCTGTGCGCCCAAGACAGTAAGACAGCTGTATTTGCTTCTAAAGTTCTGGGAAAAGGGAAACAGCAGAGTGGCGAAAACAAACCctgttcaaaatatttttttttaaataataaaattatgcatGTTACTGCAGACACAGATCTGGTCAGATGCGAAGAGAAATTTGTCTGCAGTACCTTTGAGGGAATATTCCAAGACAAAGTATAGGCCAATATTTCCCCCCCGCACCATATGATTTACTTGGGATTGTGGCTGTCACTATCATTTAATCCTATAATTCACTGAGCAATCATTTATATAATACGAGGTACATAGCAAATGGCACAAGACAGGAACAAACCAACCATCACATGATGCACAATCAGTCATACAACTTAAGTTGCATATTTTTGGACATGGAAGGAAACCAGACATCCAGCTGAAAAGTCATGCACACACAGGGTGAAgaagtctaaaatatttagattgcGCAAAAGTGACTTATCAGGGGAGTAAAGAACCACCATTCAAACCACACCGGTGCATGAGGTCCCTGAAGTTGACCACAGTCACTATACTAGGAGGTGGGGGTCCGAAAGTGGCCCCAGGAACAACAAACCTGGCCCCGAAGATGGTAACAGGAGTACAGTACAACTAAGCACTGCATTTGCTTTATTTAGTAGGCacatttgtccaaagtgacatgtGTTGAATGTCTACTTACAcggcaagaaaataaaaatcatgaTTATAGTCAAAAATATTGTGGTGACACACCCCTTGCACACCCCAAGGCACAAGTACTAAAATGCACACACTCTTCAGACATGACATCTGCACTAGTTTGACATTCAAGGGAAAGAGATGAGTTACTCTAAACCCAGTGTGACCTGGCAGTCAAGTACAATCTGTTAAACAATCTTAAGTAACCAATTCGTTCTTGTGAATGGGAGCATTGTCATCATAGCAGAAAATAAAGCATGGCAGGAAATGTGCCCCACATCACAAAAAAGCTACCATACCCATGCACAGAAACCGAAAGGCTTCTTCTGGTATTCCACCCACAGACTTGTATCATTATAATAGGTTGAAGAATTACTTGTCCCCCACTGATAAGCAGATCACTGACATGTTCGTTGCATCATTTTGAACCAAATGCCTTTTTATGGTTAATGATTCAATGAGCAGTCTGTTAACTATATttcatgccagtctgtcaccgTCACCAGATGAACACTTATAAGAGCAAGAGGCACCTGAGATGTAATTTTCCCCCTCATCACCAACAAAACACTTTCTTGCTATGATCAATTATCCCTCCCTGACAAATTTGTCAAACATAACCCAAGCAAAACTGAAAGTTTTCTGGAGTCCCCCGTCATCTAATGCCCTATTTAAGTACAATAGTCGATAACATAATCTTAAACTGATAACTGCCGATATTACTATAGCAGGATAACTAGTTCACACTTTGTCAATGATCTACATTATCTACAATTACACTGGTAaggattatatataaaaaaaaaaaaaacaagaagagCAGTACTTCTACCTGAAAAAGCTAACTGAAAAAACAATGGCCAATGTAATCTCACTACCAATATGTGTCAATACTAATTTTTTCATTATCTGACAAAACAAAATAGGGTGGCAAAATTATATTTCAATTAACACTGAATAAATACCTGTAATTCATTCAATGACTGTGCCAACTATGCAGCCACAGATTGTGGAGCAGACTGGCAAACTCACCAAAGAGAATGTTGAAAGATGCAACTTCAGCACCAAACCTGGCAGAACCAGCAAAGTCAACATCAGCTGAAGCAGGGGTCAACATTGCAGAAGGTGAACCTGCAGTTCAAGACTGCCAAAGCACAATCAAGATGAATAAAAAGAGCATCTAACCACCGGACATTAAATGTCAGCTCTGAAAACCAACCAAAGACTAGTCTGCCTCCCATTCACTATATCTAATCTATACTTTATGGCTACACCCCAAAAGAATATAGTATTACTagacaaaaaaagttgggacttgtaaaggtcaaaaacacacagaacaaaaacatgcTTTTAAATCAGACCCTCGCTAGTCTGCAAGATACATAAAATTACTGAAGACCAACATACTGCATGTTGATAAACTATTGCAATATAATACCTGTCACTTCATTGCACAACCTCATTATCTCCACCACTGAATGCTTTCAAGTGTGCaaagaaaataattttaatgaGTTGAAAGAAAAATATTGAACACCTGTATATAATCAGTCAGAAGTTTCAACACAAaccattaaaatgttttctcagtaTGAACAATAACCGATAGTTTTGTCAAGCCCAATATGCCATGCCCAAACTTGTCATAGAAGAAACATTTCCGACGTTGTTGACTTCTCACGTTTTTATTCTTAACGGTGAAACCTTTGTGCTCGGAGGTAAACTGGTATGGTTCAATATACATCACATGACGGTCACCGTTGCCCGTCAAAATGACAAGTATTGCAAAAAATACATTTCGCCCAGGGGGACTTAGAAGTGTTTCTAACAGTCGCATGACGTTGTAAAGTCACCCCAATGTCAAATATTTACAATAGTGTGACTAATGCAGACATCTGGCCATGTAACCCAAATACGGCGCTGAGTTTCGCAGAAACTCCGATGCTTGGGGTAAACAGATTGCGGCTACCGGCTATAGGCGTTCCCAACCCGCTGCCCGTCAAATCGAGCAGGGAAAGCCAGGGGGCTCCACGGCAACTTAACTTTCTGCATCAACAAAGACGGTAACAAATTAACATAAACTTTTATTTGCTCCAAAATGAGCGTAAAGTATCTGTTGCTTTCGCGTATGTTCTGCTTAACAAGAAAATCTAAAGCTAACGTCCCGAAACTGTGTCCTGTCGTACAACTACGAGAAATTAAACTGGATATAAATGACAGAGTACGGATTGACAATCATGCATATATCCTAAGATTACTAAAACCCATAAATATAATCCTTTAGAAAACTACAGTTAACATCGCCGCTGCAGCCGACGTCTCTTATTTCGGTGCTAGAGTGAGGTCTCTCTGCCAAACTCCACTTTACAAGGTGTGTCGACGGCTATAAAACACGTCCTCCTTTACCACTTGGCTTGGACTAAACGGGGAGTCTGTGTATATACTAACTGGGAGCGCAATAATCCTTTGTGCAGCTACATGGCTTTCCTCTTCACCTCAGATAGCCGCGTCTCCTGTGGACACCCAGAATCGGACAGCGATGTGACCTGAGTACCCGAACGTATGAGCGCGATGCCCGCGAGCGCCAGCGCGCGCTAAGCTGGGTAGCAACACTCACCGCCTCGTGCTCTCCGCCGCTCCGTAGCACTGCATGCAGCGCTCGCATCTCCACTCTAGAGACGTCATCCCTCAGCCGCGCGTGCTCTGTGCTCTTAAAAGGGCAACACAACGCCGCGTACCAGCTCCCTGTCCGTGGCTGTTAAAAGTCGAAGCGTAAAGTTAAACAGTGATAAAGACAAGCCGCCAGTCCCCATGTGCATCGTGCATATTTTGctaataatgatttttttatatatataaaaaatttcaCGCTGGCGCTGAGTTTTCGCATTACGGCTCGGGTACCCTGTGTTTTGAGGGAAGACTGTGCGGCTGCTTTAACCCTTCCCCCCAAAAATTAATGATCTTTTTGAATATTGATAAGTATTTGTTTCCCTTAAGAAACCGGAATCACTTGAACTTCTTCCGCAAACCAATGTCTGATGACGCTTGTCAAGCAAGtaatgaaattatttaaaaacagcTTGGGCCTTTTTCAGCAAATTTACTTCGAGCCATTACTGAACTACTAAAGAAACTAAAAGAGAAGTCTAGCAAAAAGCATGAGATCAACGATTAATGAGTTTTGAATAGTCCAACAGTCATTGCTGAAATAAATGTACAACTTAAATGGTAATGGTAAATTATAAGTCTGAAAATTTACGTATTTAAAACAGTAAATTACTAAATATATCGGATGACAGATGGGGTCCCCTCTTGTTTCCATAGATACACTAGATGACAGATCTTAGTTACATCGTTGTGCCAAATGGCACTTTAGATTTAAATTATTTAGCCATGATTtcataacttattaaaataacttaaGTACGATATTTTCAGCAATTTTTTTGAATATATGGTGCAGTTTCATGTTGGAAGTcagtttcttgatttaatttacACCAAAGCTATTCCATTTGGTTTCCAGAATGTGCTTGTTTTTgcacaatcatccatccatcttctactaCTTggttcaacacacacacacatgcatacatacttCCTTCAACAAACCAGAGGTAACACAGGCAAGTTAGCCAACCTTTGCACATATGcagtatatatacacaaacacacacacacacttccttcAATGAACCAGAAGCAGTACAGGCAATCTAGCCAACCATTTTCCTTATCAGTAACCTATTTACAATAATGCCTTCCTCTACCTGGCGTAGCTGAGAGTTGGGAGATTTACAAGGTTTTTTCCAGAGAGAAAAAAAGACTATATTTCTTTGGAAAAGCAGACGCATTAAATGCTTAGCTGTTCTTCAGTACTATACACTTCCATTTGACATTCAGTCTTTTTGATTATGTGGCTAATCTTGGCAGTTCAAAATCTACCACGAAGCTGCAACACTAACAGGCTCAAATGACAATGTCCAGGAGATGCCACCAAAGACAGCGACTAAGGAAATATACCAAACCAGTGTCCTTTAAAGAATGAAATTGGACAACATGCATCTGACACCAGCCTCCTTTACTCCAAGAATAAATGGAGAGAAGGTGACATGTTTTTACAGTCAGTGAAAGAGGCAGAGAGGACATTACAATTATCAGAATGGTCcttaaaaacatccaaaggctTTAGCATGCATAATAATACAAGTACATATTTAAGAACCATACATAATACTGTAGCTAAATCATTTTCACTGTGAGGAAATTCTAAATAAAATCCTCAGTGGAAGAATCTCTAGCGATCCCAACATACGATGCATAGCAATGTTCTTTGGCCTGCAGACAACATCTAAAATAAAGTGTTTATTCAGGGTATCAAACATCAAGTTATGAAAGATAACTGGATTGGTCAAACCAGTTTTCTGCCAGGTTTATGATTTTAGGATAGagtgccctctagtggttgtgtgtacacatgcacacgctACCCCAAGGCACACAGAGCAGACAGAATACTACACATATTCAGCAGCTCACACATGCGGCCTGAAAATGGTTAATTTGCTGCAGCCAGTCAGGAATCGGCCAGAGAGTAGAGGGGGTTTTCAGTCATTTCTAGGTGAGAACTGGCGAATAAAAGCATGTGGAAGATTTCAGGAGAATCCTTCTGGGGAAGATCAGCAGGGTCATGCAATGCAACTTCTTCATACACGTGGCCAAGGTCCGCTCCATCCTGGATGACAGAGTGGGACTGTTAGCATGGGTAGAGGGGCATTGAGCAGGAGTATCTCAGGCATTTTAAATTCAAGAATATAATTAACTCAGGATAGGATTAGCTAAGTTAAGGAATCTTAGACTGTGGGTGGGTGGCATTTACAGGTTTCTAAGAATGTGTGAGTAGGCAGGGAATGAGAAGAGAAAGAGACACACAAGTGCGGATTAGGGTTTAGAGCCTCAAACCAGCGGCTAGTCAGTCATCTGGAAATAAAGGATGGTTCCAGTGTGACACTCAATTATTCAAACATATTGAAAGGGAATTCATTTCACATTAAACCGACATATCCCCATTAATCAAatattataaaaatgaattacCTCTACATTATGAACAGGGACAGAATCCAAAGGATTTGATTCTACAAATGTAAAAGTTTGTTAATACTAAAGAAAACTCCACTGGTGTCATTATTTTTTCAATAAATTTCCCCCTATGGTCAAAAGTATAAGTGTATCTCATTCTTgtgttgaaatgacaaatgcatattCAGTGTTAGAATATAAGAAGAACAGTTAGTACTAATTATTAAAGTATAAATAAagtattaaagtaaaaaaaccACAACAAAGTGCCACTAAAGCCACATTAAGCAAATAGCTAATAGTAAGCTTATGACGTTTATGAATTCTCTTTAGAATTGATGTTGTATAAATGATCACAATTGGAAACATACCTTGTGACTTTGACATTAATCGTTTTGAAAGATAAGTCAGTAACACCAGCaggaagaacatcagcagcccAAAGGTTGATCCAAGCAAAATTATGCCACTGCCAAGTGTGCCTGTTTAGAAAATGTCAGGTTTGGTTTAATTAGATTATGTTTTGCCCCAGCAAACCACACTAAGGATAAAAGAGACTCGCATTCTGTCATTAACACAGGGGCAGTTACTTCAGCCTCAATGCTATTTTATATCA is a window from the Brienomyrus brachyistius isolate T26 chromosome 8, BBRACH_0.4, whole genome shotgun sequence genome containing:
- the LOC125747213 gene encoding uncharacterized protein LOC125747213 isoform X10, producing the protein MLATQRHVTQLSTGVLRGPDPTATIVINLQNVTVEKANHSTGHLSMGTLGSGIILLGSTFGLLMFFLLVLLTYLSKRLMSKSQESNPLDSVPVHNVEDGADLGHVYEEVALHDPADLPQKDSPEIFHMLLFASSHLEMTENPLYSLADS